The following are encoded together in the Bos taurus isolate L1 Dominette 01449 registration number 42190680 breed Hereford chromosome 12, ARS-UCD2.0, whole genome shotgun sequence genome:
- the EXOSC8 gene encoding exosome complex component RRP43 encodes MAAGFKTVEPLEYYRRFLKENCRPDGRELGEFRTTTVNVGSIGTADGSALVKLGNTTVICGIKAEFGAPPTDAPDKGYVVPNVDLSPLCSSRFRSGPPGEEAQVASQFIADVIENSQIIQKEDLCISSGKLAWVLYCDLICLNHDGNILDACTFALLAALKNVQLPEVTINEETALAEVNLKKKSCLNIRTHPVATSFAVFDDTLLIVDPTEEEEHLATGTLTVVMDEEGRLCCLHKPGGSGLTGAKLQDCMSRAVTRHKEVKKLMDEVFKSMKPK; translated from the exons ATGGCGGCTGGGTTCAA AACTGTGGAACCTCTGGAGTATTACAGGAGATTTCTG AAAGAGAATTGCCGTCCTGATGGAAGAGAACTTGGTGAATTCAGAACCACAACTGTCAACGTAG gTTCGATTGGTACCGCAGATGGTTCTGCTTTAGTGAAGCTGGGAAATACTACAGTAATTTGTGGAATTAAAGCG GAATTTGGAGCACCACCAACAGATGCCCCTGATAAAGGATATGTTG TTCCTAATGTGGATCTATCACCTCTGTGTTCCTCGAGATTTCGGTCTGGCCCTCCTGGAGAAGAGGCCCAAGTGGCCAGCCAGTTCATTGCAGATGTCATTGAAAA TTCACAGATAATTCAGAAAGAAGACTTATGCATCTCTTCAGGAAAG CTTGCTTGGGTTTTGTACTGTGATCTCATTTGCCTCAACCATGATGGAAACATTTTGGATGCTTGTACCTTTGCTTTGTTAGCAGCTTTAAAAAATG TACAGTTGCCTGAAGTTactataaatgaagaaactgctTTAGCAGAAgttaatttaaagaagaaaagttgTTTGAATATTAGAACTCATCCAGTTGCAACTTCCTTTGCTGTGTTTGATGA cactCTGCTTATAGTTGATCCTACTGAAGAGGAGGAACATCTGGCAACTGGAACCCTAACAGTTGTAATGGACGAGGAAGGCAGGCTCTGTTGTCTTCACAAACCAG GTGGAAGTGGACTGACTGGAGCTAAACTTCAAGACTGTATGAGCCGAGCAGTTACAAGacacaaagaagtaaaaaaacTGATGGATGAAGTATTTAAGAGTATGAAACCCAAATGA